The sequence ACGGTCCTGGCTCGCGAGCTCGAATTGCCATACGCCTGTCTGGCGCTGGTGGTCAATCCTGCGGCCGGCAAGACCCAGGGAATCATTACCATGGCGGAGATCGAGGCCGCTCTGGCGGAGGGCATCGTCAAGACACGCGCCGTGCTGGCGCGTGCGCTTGCTGGCTGATCCGTCCAGCCGACGGCAGGCGGTTCGGACCGGTTTGCGACGGCCATTGGCGACGACGGCAAGGGCATGAAAAGTCGCTGCTATTTTTCGCCGAACACCCATTGCAGGCAGTTTGCCGCTTGCTACACTTGGCCGTCCTCTGGAGTATCGGAATGCCTTGCCACGCAACTATAAGAAGAATGACGAAAGCGGTGGTTTTGCTGGGTTTGCTGTCCGCAATCGCTGGGTGTTCGACCTGGTTCAGCAGCGATTTCCAGGATCCCCGCGTCCAGCTCACCGATGTCGAAATCATCAAGGCCAGGCTTCTCGAACAGCAGTTCATGCTGCGGTTTCGAATCGATAATCCCAATGAGCAGAGTTTGCCGGTTCGCGGGCTCGTCTACAGGGTCCATCTCAACGACATCGAACTGGCGAGCGGTGAGTCCAGTGGCTGGGCCACGGTGCCCGCACATGGCTCCGAGTACTATGAGGTGCCGGTTCAGACCAACCTCTGGCGGCACATGAAATACATCGTACGGCTGTTGGAGAAGCCGGACCGGCCCATCTCCTATCGTCTGGAAGGTGAGTTGAAAACGGGTCTACTGGCTGGACGGCGCGTGCACATCGCCACCAATGGCGAGATAATTCCCGGCAACTTTATTCCGGAGTAGCGACATCGATGAATCACGACACCCACGTACACGGTCCCGATTGCAATCACGATCACGACCATGCGCATCATGACCACGTCCACGGTCCGCATTGCAACCACAGCCATGATCCGGTGCGCAATCCGCTGAAGGATGTCGGCCGTAACGATCCTTGCCCCTGTGGCAGCCAGAAGAAATTCAAGAAGTGCCACGGAGCCTGATCCGCTCATGACACCGCTCGCCGTCGCGCTGCTCGTCGCCGGTTTGCTGCTGATCGCGGCGCTGGCCGCCTATGCGCTGCATTTGTGGCGCAAGGTCTGGCATAGGGAGCAGGCATTGGCCGAGCAGCAGGCGCAGCAACATGCCGCCCTCGCGGCCGATTTGCGGGTGCTTGCCAGCAGTCTTCTCGACGAACAGGTACCGCTGATCGAGGGCGCGATACGGATCAAGGTCCTGTTGGACAATTACGATTCCAACCTGGGCCAGGATCCGCGCTGCCAGGTCTTTCAGGTCCTGTTCGAGGCCACCGAACAGGTGCCCACGCATTCCGCCTGGAAGGCGCTGGATAAAACCGAACGACGCCGTCACGAAGCCAGTTTCAGTGCGCTGGAGTTGCAGCACAAGGCCGAGGCCCGTCGTTCGGCCCGCTGGCTTCTCGACGAAGCCTTGCCGAAGAATCGCGAAGCCGCCTGAGTGGCGGCGCCGTCTACCAATCTCTGTCCTTTTCTGTCCGATAGTGCCCCGTCTGCAAGGAGCCGTTGATGTCGTTGCGTCTGCCGTTCGTTCTGCCTCGTCTGACCCTCGGCGCTGCGTTAGTCGCTGGCGCGCTTGCGGGTTGTCAGCCCTATCTGGACAGTCGCTACGCTGACAGCCTGCCGCCAGCGCAGGGTGTCCAGGCGATTACCGGTCTGGACAAGAGCGTGAGTATCCGGCGCAACGCGCTGGGCGTGCCGCTGATCGAGACCGCGACGTTCCACGATGCCTTGTTTGGTCTCGGCTATGTGCACGCGACCGATCGTCTGAGCCAGATGGTCAGCCTGCGCCTCATGGCCGAAGGCCGGCTGGCGGAAATGGCCGGCCCGGGTGTGCTGGAGATCGACCGCTTCATGCGTGCGGCGAACCTGCGTCAAAGCGCTGCGTTGCTGTATCGGGAGAGCTCGCCGCGCATGAAGCGCTTCTTCGAGGTCTACGCGCGGGGCGTCAACGCCTACCTGTTCCGTCATCGCGACAAGTTGCCGATGGATCTGGCGGCGGCCGGTTACACGCCCGAGTACTGGAAACCCGAAGATTCGGTACTGGTGTTCTGCCTGTTGAATTTTGGCCTGGCGGTCAATCTTCAGGAGGAAATCGCGTCGCTGGTCATGGCGCAGAAGGTGGGCAGCGACAGCCTTGCCTGGTTGCTGCCCACCTATCCCGATGAGCCGCTTCAATTCGCCGAGGCGGACAAGCTGAAGGGCCTGAAGCTGGGCGGAGAGATACCCGGGCTTGCCGCGCTCGACAGCGCGGCTGCGCAGGTGGCTTCGCTGAACATGCTGGGTGTGGCCGCTTCCAACAACTGGGCGGTATCCGGCAGCAACACCCGCAGCGGCAAGCCGCTGATGGCCAACGATACGCACCTGCCACTGTCGATGCCCTCGTATTGGAATTTCGTGCAGATACGCTCCCCGAAGTTCCAGGCGGCAGGGGTGACCATCGCAGGCGTGCCCGCCGTGGTTGCCGGCTTCAATGGCAAGCTGGGTTGGGGCATGACCATGGTGATGGGCGATACCCAGGATCTGTTCCTCGAGCAGGTGCGCCGCGAAGGCGGGCGTCTGATGTATCTGGCCGACGGCAAGTGGGTGCCGGCACGTGAGCGCCATGAGACCTTTTTCATCAAGGGTGAGCGGCCGATCCGCGAAACGGTCTACGAGACCCGTAACGGCCCCTTGCTCAACAGCGTGCTGGGCGAACGCAAGCATCCCATGCAGCCGCTGCAGCTGAGCAGCGGTTACGGGCTGGCGTTGAAGACGATCCAGTTCGAAGCCGACCAGTCGCTCGATGCGTTCTTCGACCTGAGCCGCGCCCAATCGGTGGATGAGGCATTCGAGGCGAGCCGTGAGATCCGCGCGGCGGCGCTGAATATCGTCTTTGCCGACCAGCAGGGCATCGGCTGGCAAGTGACCGGGCGCTACCCGAACCGCCGTGAAGGCCTGGGATTGGTGCCCTCGCCGGGCTGGAACGGTCAATACGACTGGGATGGCTTCGCCGATCCCATGCTGCACCCCTATGACCAGGACCCGGCGCAAGGCTGGCTGGCAACGGCCAATCAGCGCACGGTACCCAAGGGCTATGGCATGCAGCTGTCCAATTCCTGGTTCTACCCGGAGCGGGCCGAACGTATCGGTCAGTTGCTGGCTCATGGCAAGCAGGACAGCCGCAGTGCCATGGCCATGCAGTACGACCAGACGACGATCTTTTCCACCAAGCTGAAAGCGATGTTCGAGGCGCCAGGCATGGCCGAGCCGCTGCGCGCGGCCATCGATGCCCTTGCCGAGCCTCAGCGAGGGCGAGCGCGCGAGGGGCTGTCACGGCTGCTGAGCTTCGATGGCAAGCTCAGTGCGGACTCCGCCGACGCGGCGCTGTATGAAGCCTTCCTCATGGAGTCCGCGCGCCAGACGTTCCTGGACGAGCTGGGACCCGAAGACGGCGCGGCGTGGAAGGCGCTCGTCGAGACGGCGAACACCTCCTATTCCGCGCAGGCCGATCACCTGCTGGCCCGCGACGACAGCCCGTTCTGGGATGACCTGAGCACTCCGCAGCGAGAAGACAAACCGGCCATACTGGCGCGCTCCCTCGCCGCGGCGATCAGCCGTATGGAGGCTTCGCAGGGCACCGATCGCAACGCCTGGCGCTGGGGCAAATTGCACACCTACACCTGGCAGACCGGCAGCACCCAGCTGGCGCCTCATCTGCCCGCCAGCCAGCGCGCCGGCATCAATGCCATCAGCGGCTATCTGGATCGCGGACCCTACGCGGCAGGTGGTGACCACA comes from Stutzerimonas stutzeri and encodes:
- a CDS encoding SEC-C metal-binding domain-containing protein, coding for MNHDTHVHGPDCNHDHDHAHHDHVHGPHCNHSHDPVRNPLKDVGRNDPCPCGSQKKFKKCHGA
- a CDS encoding LEA type 2 family protein; amino-acid sequence: MPCHATIRRMTKAVVLLGLLSAIAGCSTWFSSDFQDPRVQLTDVEIIKARLLEQQFMLRFRIDNPNEQSLPVRGLVYRVHLNDIELASGESSGWATVPAHGSEYYEVPVQTNLWRHMKYIVRLLEKPDRPISYRLEGELKTGLLAGRRVHIATNGEIIPGNFIPE
- a CDS encoding penicillin acylase family protein, producing MSLRLPFVLPRLTLGAALVAGALAGCQPYLDSRYADSLPPAQGVQAITGLDKSVSIRRNALGVPLIETATFHDALFGLGYVHATDRLSQMVSLRLMAEGRLAEMAGPGVLEIDRFMRAANLRQSAALLYRESSPRMKRFFEVYARGVNAYLFRHRDKLPMDLAAAGYTPEYWKPEDSVLVFCLLNFGLAVNLQEEIASLVMAQKVGSDSLAWLLPTYPDEPLQFAEADKLKGLKLGGEIPGLAALDSAAAQVASLNMLGVAASNNWAVSGSNTRSGKPLMANDTHLPLSMPSYWNFVQIRSPKFQAAGVTIAGVPAVVAGFNGKLGWGMTMVMGDTQDLFLEQVRREGGRLMYLADGKWVPARERHETFFIKGERPIRETVYETRNGPLLNSVLGERKHPMQPLQLSSGYGLALKTIQFEADQSLDAFFDLSRAQSVDEAFEASREIRAAALNIVFADQQGIGWQVTGRYPNRREGLGLVPSPGWNGQYDWDGFADPMLHPYDQDPAQGWLATANQRTVPKGYGMQLSNSWFYPERAERIGQLLAHGKQDSRSAMAMQYDQTTIFSTKLKAMFEAPGMAEPLRAAIDALAEPQRGRAREGLSRLLSFDGKLSADSADAALYEAFLMESARQTFLDELGPEDGAAWKALVETANTSYSAQADHLLARDDSPFWDDLSTPQREDKPAILARSLAAAISRMEASQGTDRNAWRWGKLHTYTWQTGSTQLAPHLPASQRAGINAISGYLDRGPYAAGGDHSTLNVSAYRWGDNFDTWLIPAMRIVVDFGRDEPMIGLNSSGQSGNPASPHYADGIEAWLKGDYMSFPFQPQNLDKVYGTQRLLLTPARP
- a CDS encoding DUF2489 domain-containing protein, producing the protein MTPLAVALLVAGLLLIAALAAYALHLWRKVWHREQALAEQQAQQHAALAADLRVLASSLLDEQVPLIEGAIRIKVLLDNYDSNLGQDPRCQVFQVLFEATEQVPTHSAWKALDKTERRRHEASFSALELQHKAEARRSARWLLDEALPKNREAA